Proteins encoded in a region of the Perca fluviatilis chromosome 6, GENO_Pfluv_1.0, whole genome shotgun sequence genome:
- the LOC120560400 gene encoding transmembrane protein 150A-like isoform X1, with product MPVVQSLQSVCKFSIIQGTGYLQVAAGCRSLWSRRAFPLFSSCPPLCVSLCVSDHAPPPTPHPHLIPPVVSPLQPEAPPLTPCLGQSQLTASPMTAWIVLPVSLSAFSITGIWIVYAMAVMNHHVCPVENWSYNVTCTEELPRPGFPKTCCTIQDIPLISKCGSFPPESCLFSLIGNVGAFMVVMVCLLRYAQVIEHSHRCWVNTSALVSGCTNALGLVMVGNFQVDHAKSLHYVGAGVAFPAGLLFVCLQCVLTYRVAVTALDYWMAHFRVALALGAMVSLVLSGIFFIHESFVLQHAAAICEWVFTVDILVFYGTFTYEFGTVTSETMMTGLQQCHHHGSGVIMGARARGSILGGTTKGLKSPGGSSTSTHLNCTPESIAML from the exons GTTGCTGCTGGCTGCAGGTCCCTGTGGAGCAGAAGAGCATTCCCCCTTTTTTCCTCATGTCCCCCCCTGTGTGTTTCCCTGTGTGTTAGTGACCAcgcacccccacccaccccccacccccacctgaTCCCTCCTGTCGTGTCGCCACTCCAGCCTGAAGCCCCCCCTCTCACCCCATGCTTGGGACAAAGCCAGCTCACTGCCAGCCCAATGACTGCCTGGATCGTCCTGCCTGTCAGCCTGTCTGCCTTCTCCATCACAGGAATATGGATAGT GTATGCCATGGCTGTGATGAATCATCATGTTTGTCCTGTGGAGAACTG GTCTTACAATGTAACATGCACAGAGGAGCTTCCGCGACCAGGCTTTCCCAAGACGTGCTGCACCATCCAGGACATCCCCCTCATCAG TAAATGTGGCTCCTTCCCTCCTGAAAGCTGCCTGTTCAGCTTGATTGGCAACGTTGGAGCCTTCATGG TGGTGATGGTGTGCCTTCTGCGCTACGCCCAGGTGATCGAACACAGCCACCGATGTTGGGTCAACACCAGCGCTCTGGTGTCCGGCTGCACCAATGCTTTGGGCCTGGTCATGGTGGGCAATTTCCAG GTTGATCACGCCAAATCTCTACACTACGTGGGTGCCGGGGTGGCATTTCCAGCAGGGCTGCTGTTTGTGTGCCTGCAGTGTGTGCTCACCTACCGGGTGGCTGTGACAGCCCTCGACTACTGGATGGCCCATTTCAGAGTGGCTCTGGCACTGGGAGCCATGGTGTCCCTCGTCCTCA gcggCATCTTCTTCATCCACGAGAGCTTCGTCCTGCAGCACGCTGCAGCCATCTGCGAGTGGGTCTTCACAGTGGACATCCTGGTTTTCTACGGCACCTTCACCTACGAGTTTGGCACTGTCACCAGCGAGACCATGATGACGGGCCTGCAGCAGTGTCACCACCACGGCTCAGGGGTTATCATGGGAGCCAGGGCCCGGGGCTCAATACTAGGTGGGACGACTAAGGGCCTCAAGTCCCCCGGGGGGAGCAGCACATCCACACATCTCAACTGTACCCCGGAGAGTATAGCCATGTTGTAG
- the LOC120560400 gene encoding transmembrane protein 150A-like isoform X2 → MTAWIVLPVSLSAFSITGIWIVYAMAVMNHHVCPVENWSYNVTCTEELPRPGFPKTCCTIQDIPLISKCGSFPPESCLFSLIGNVGAFMVVMVCLLRYAQVIEHSHRCWVNTSALVSGCTNALGLVMVGNFQVDHAKSLHYVGAGVAFPAGLLFVCLQCVLTYRVAVTALDYWMAHFRVALALGAMVSLVLSGIFFIHESFVLQHAAAICEWVFTVDILVFYGTFTYEFGTVTSETMMTGLQQCHHHGSGVIMGARARGSILGGTTKGLKSPGGSSTSTHLNCTPESIAML, encoded by the exons ATGACTGCCTGGATCGTCCTGCCTGTCAGCCTGTCTGCCTTCTCCATCACAGGAATATGGATAGT GTATGCCATGGCTGTGATGAATCATCATGTTTGTCCTGTGGAGAACTG GTCTTACAATGTAACATGCACAGAGGAGCTTCCGCGACCAGGCTTTCCCAAGACGTGCTGCACCATCCAGGACATCCCCCTCATCAG TAAATGTGGCTCCTTCCCTCCTGAAAGCTGCCTGTTCAGCTTGATTGGCAACGTTGGAGCCTTCATGG TGGTGATGGTGTGCCTTCTGCGCTACGCCCAGGTGATCGAACACAGCCACCGATGTTGGGTCAACACCAGCGCTCTGGTGTCCGGCTGCACCAATGCTTTGGGCCTGGTCATGGTGGGCAATTTCCAG GTTGATCACGCCAAATCTCTACACTACGTGGGTGCCGGGGTGGCATTTCCAGCAGGGCTGCTGTTTGTGTGCCTGCAGTGTGTGCTCACCTACCGGGTGGCTGTGACAGCCCTCGACTACTGGATGGCCCATTTCAGAGTGGCTCTGGCACTGGGAGCCATGGTGTCCCTCGTCCTCA gcggCATCTTCTTCATCCACGAGAGCTTCGTCCTGCAGCACGCTGCAGCCATCTGCGAGTGGGTCTTCACAGTGGACATCCTGGTTTTCTACGGCACCTTCACCTACGAGTTTGGCACTGTCACCAGCGAGACCATGATGACGGGCCTGCAGCAGTGTCACCACCACGGCTCAGGGGTTATCATGGGAGCCAGGGCCCGGGGCTCAATACTAGGTGGGACGACTAAGGGCCTCAAGTCCCCCGGGGGGAGCAGCACATCCACACATCTCAACTGTACCCCGGAGAGTATAGCCATGTTGTAG
- the LOC120560975 gene encoding paxillin-like isoform X2 — translation MDDLDALLADLESTTSHISKRPVFLPEETPYSIPTGGHSYQDVSAPPPVPPPPSAEALNGSLIDQPDSLHSSQQSLGSAQKSSWSRDSSSSPLSHIEEDHVYSFPNKSKSSDSSTAAMTSAMGSNLSELDRLLLELNAVQQSSPSFPTTEEAAPPLPSCSITHYENGGSPDIMVSPPPQEKPKRNGTRLDEARPTVESLLDELEGSVPSPSSSARHSDLDSPSQQQARISASCATRELDELMASLSDFKIMAQGKGGVPGGPLTQVNKLDNMLGSLQSDLNKLGVQTVAKGVCGACCKPIVGQVVTAMGRTWHPEHFVCTHCQEEIGSRNFFEREGQPYCETDYHNLFSPRCYYCNGPILDKVVTALDRTWHPEHFFCAQCGSFFGPEGFHEKDGKAFCRKDYFDMFAPKCGGCARAILENYISALNSLWHPECFVCRECFTPFVNGSFFEHDGQPYCEVHYHERRGSLCSGCQKPITGRCITAMSKKFHPEHFVCAFCLKQLNKGTFKEQNDKPYCHGCFVKLFS, via the exons ATGGACGATTTAG ACGCGTTGCTGGCGGACCTGGAATCTACTACGTCCCACATCTCAAAGCGACCGGTGTTCTTGCCAGAGGAGACCCCCTACTCCATCCCCACCGGAGGACACTCCTACCAGGATGTGTCCGCTCCACCTCCAGTCCCTCCTCCACCCTCAGCCGAGGCTCTGAACGGGTCACTGATAGACCAGCCGGACTCCCTCCACTCCTCTCAGCAG TCGTTAGGTTCCGCACAGAAGAGCTCATGGTCCAGGGACAGTAGCAGCTCCCCGTTGTCTCACATCGAAGAGGACCACGTCTACAG ttttccaaacaaatcgAAGTCATCAGACTCGTCCACAGCAGCCATGACCTCCGCCATGGGCAGTAACCTCTCGGAGCTCGACAGGCTGCTGCTGGAACTCAACGCGGTGCAACAGAGCTCCCCTTCATTCCCCACCACAG AGGAGGCCGCTCCACCCTTACCCTCCTGCAGCATCACCCACTACGAGAACGGCGGCTCCCCAGACATCATGGTGAGCCCCCCCCCTCAGGAGAAACCCAAAAGGAACGGAACGAGGCTGGACGAGGCCCGACCCACCGTGGAGAGTCTGCTGGACGAGCTGGAGGGCTCAGTGCCTTCACCCAG CTCCTCCGCTCGCCACAGCGATTTGGACTCGCCCTCTCAGCAGCAAGCCAGAATTTCAGCTTCCTGTGCCACCAGAGAGCTAGACGAGCTGATGGCCTCTTTGTCTGACTTCAAG ATTATGGCCCAAGGGAAGGGCGGCGTTCCCGGTGGGCCTCTGACACAGGTCAACAAGCTGGACAACATGCTCGGGAGCCTGCAGTCGGACCTCAACAAACTGGGGGTGCAGACGGTAGCCAAAGGAGTTTGCGGAGCCTGCTGTAAACCAATTGTGGGACAG GTGGTGACTGCCATGGGCCGCACATGGCACCCTGAACACTTTGTGTGCACACACTGTCAGGAGGAGATAGGCTCGAGGAACTTCTTTGAGCGCGAAGGACAGCCATACTGCGAGACGGATTACCACAACTTGTTCTCCCCACGGTGCTACTACTGCAACGGGCCCATACTGGAT AAAGTTGTGACGGCGCTGGATAGGACGTGGCATCCTGAACACTTCTTCTGCGCTCAGTGTGGATCCTTCTTTGGCCCAGAGG GCTTTCATGAAAAGGATGGAAAAGCCTTTTGCAGGAAGGATTACTTTGACATGTTTGCGCCAAAATGTGGCGGCTGTGCCAGAGCCATTCTGGAGAACTACATCTCGGCGCTGAACAGCCTTTGGCATCCCGAGTGTTTTGTTTGCAGG GAGTGCTTCACCCCGTTTGTGAACGGAAGCTTCTTTGAGCACGATGGGCAGCCCTACTGTGAAGTGCACTACCACGAGCGCCGCGGCTCCCTCTGCTCCGGCTGTCAGAAGCCCATCACGGGACGCTGCATCACCGCCATGTCCAAGAAGTTCCACCCGGAGCACTTTGTCTGTGCCTTCTGCCTGAAACAACTCAACAAAGGCACCTTTAAAGAACAAAACGACAAACCCTACTGCCATGGCTGCTTCGTCAAGCTGTTCAGTTAG
- the LOC120560975 gene encoding uncharacterized protein PB18E9.04c-like isoform X1, giving the protein MDDLDALLADLESTTSHISKRPVFLPEETPYSIPTGGHSYQDVSAPPPVPPPPSAEALNGSLIDQPDSLHSSQQSLGSAQKSSWSRDSSSSPLSHIEEDHVYSFPNKSKSSDSSTAAMTSAMGSNLSELDRLLLELNAVQQSSPSFPTTEEAAPPLPSCSITHYENGGSPDIMVSPPPQEKPKRNGTRLDEARPTVESLLDELEGSVPSPSSSARHSDLDSPSQQQARISASCATRELDELMASLSDFKPSSLGSMLEPAGASSSSPHPPTSSSITPAASPFLCLSHPSARASPLFSLPAGLELHIDEDGGDGGMPMPRANRLCPHSPTSSLSAVSDLDLDSIVDVSATILSSQTKSLLVLSHAASSNSSLMRNSPSPSNTTTTPSLTSVNTILDHKSPSPSVERVSPSNAVGKFPCAPETTSTGSASFHDLVLHFSSPPPSKNLTPPLSAPKTPSPVPVAASISPPSAHASSKTTSPSPVSPLMVPSPPAFASPSRQLLESAPRDPARGASRFTVQQTPAVEPSLDEALDKLLAMSFAQNPSEAHMEEPQATMEAQCLSRGMPEVHEELILPMDRNSVQPDTFTSTTNTITDDSVDGGTDGNGDLDWADEELSMSFHDGLDGTMTPYTERPYTDGSMTPLTEASWMDESMTPSSCPGTPDVALDLPLLQTPTMDRVSASGHIKSVIRRTKETPNVHPMFRDGHLRRKMGPIIVNKNTSQDRLIEELQGKFGIGRSERRRKQPDDWLTEGVIVTSKPQRFRPDGAGSDVDKVIIPPESPVPVRKVLPPVSPPAPHCPPIIEEPKRLLPVRQPPIPIPPPLPPPPSPPPQPRHIQETAPAAPRQIIKAAPPPAPIQEPPAPKPEPPPPVLKTPTHPPPVEPVTPLAPKVLVSVGCQTEYDPIFPPMQIMAQGKGGVPGGPLTQVNKLDNMLGSLQSDLNKLGVQTVAKGVCGACCKPIVGQVVTAMGRTWHPEHFVCTHCQEEIGSRNFFEREGQPYCETDYHNLFSPRCYYCNGPILDKVVTALDRTWHPEHFFCAQCGSFFGPEGFHEKDGKAFCRKDYFDMFAPKCGGCARAILENYISALNSLWHPECFVCRECFTPFVNGSFFEHDGQPYCEVHYHERRGSLCSGCQKPITGRCITAMSKKFHPEHFVCAFCLKQLNKGTFKEQNDKPYCHGCFVKLFS; this is encoded by the exons ATGGACGATTTAG ACGCGTTGCTGGCGGACCTGGAATCTACTACGTCCCACATCTCAAAGCGACCGGTGTTCTTGCCAGAGGAGACCCCCTACTCCATCCCCACCGGAGGACACTCCTACCAGGATGTGTCCGCTCCACCTCCAGTCCCTCCTCCACCCTCAGCCGAGGCTCTGAACGGGTCACTGATAGACCAGCCGGACTCCCTCCACTCCTCTCAGCAG TCGTTAGGTTCCGCACAGAAGAGCTCATGGTCCAGGGACAGTAGCAGCTCCCCGTTGTCTCACATCGAAGAGGACCACGTCTACAG ttttccaaacaaatcgAAGTCATCAGACTCGTCCACAGCAGCCATGACCTCCGCCATGGGCAGTAACCTCTCGGAGCTCGACAGGCTGCTGCTGGAACTCAACGCGGTGCAACAGAGCTCCCCTTCATTCCCCACCACAG AGGAGGCCGCTCCACCCTTACCCTCCTGCAGCATCACCCACTACGAGAACGGCGGCTCCCCAGACATCATGGTGAGCCCCCCCCCTCAGGAGAAACCCAAAAGGAACGGAACGAGGCTGGACGAGGCCCGACCCACCGTGGAGAGTCTGCTGGACGAGCTGGAGGGCTCAGTGCCTTCACCCAG CTCCTCCGCTCGCCACAGCGATTTGGACTCGCCCTCTCAGCAGCAAGCCAGAATTTCAGCTTCCTGTGCCACCAGAGAGCTAGACGAGCTGATGGCCTCTTTGTCTGACTTCAAG CCCAGTTCTTTGGGCTCTATGCTGGAGCCAGCAGGAGCGTCTTCCAGCTCTCCTCATCCTCCAACCTCTTCCTCCATCACCCCAGCGGCTTCCCCTTTCCTCTGTCTGTCCCACCCGTCTGCCCGtgcctctcctcttttctctttgcCCGCTGGTCTAGAGCTGCACATAGACGAGGATGGAGGAGACGGTGGCATGCCGATGCCCCGCGCGAACCGTCTCTGTCCCCACAGTCCTACATCCTCCCTATCTGCCGTCAGTGACCTGGACCTGGACTCTATCGTGGATGTCTCCGCGACCATACTGTCATCCCAAACCAAGTCTCTGCTAGTCCTCTCTCATGCCGCTTCCTCCAACTCCAGCCTCATGAGAAATAGCCCGAGTCCttccaacaccaccaccaccccgtCACTTACCTCAGTTAACACCATCCTGGACCACAAGTCCCCGAGTCCGTCTGTAGAACGGGTCTCACCCTCAAACGCTGTCGGTAAATTCCCCTGCGCTCCTGAGACTACGAGCACGGGGTCCGCTTCTTTTCATGACCTCGTTTTGCAtttctcctctccacctccttcTAAAAACCTCACCCCTCCTCTCTCGGCCCCGAAGACTCCTTCGCCCGTCCCCGTTGCTGCCTCTATATCTCCGCCTTCTGCACACGCTTCCTCAAAAACCACCTCACCATCTCCGGTCTCGCCATTGATGGTCCCCTCTCCGCCGGCCTTCGCTAGCCCCAGCAGACAGCTGTTGGAGTCGGCCCCCAGGGATCCAGCCCGGGGAGCCAGCCGCTTCACTGTGCAGCAAACCCCCGCGGTGGAGCCCTCCCTGGACGAGGCACTAGACAAGCTGCTAGCCATGAGTTTCGCGCAGAATCCCTCCGAGGCACACATGGAGGAACCCCAGGCGACGATGGAGGCCCAGTGTCTAAGCAGAGGGATGCCGGAGGTGCACGAGGAGCTCATCCTGCCTATGGACAGAAACAGTGTGCAGCCGGACACGTTCACCAGCACCACCAACACCATCACAGACGACTCGGTGGACGGAGGCACTGACGGGAACGGAGATTTGGACTGGGCTGACGAGGAGCTGTCCATGTCCTTCCACGACGGGCTGGACGGCACCATGACGCCTTACACCGAGAGGCCGTACACCGATGGCAGCATGACCCCGCTGACAGAGGCCAGCTGGATGGATGAGTCCATGACCCCGTCTTCATGCCCCGGGACCCCTGACGTTGCCCTGGACCTGCCCCTGCTGCAGACGCCCACCATGGACAGAGTCTCTGCTTCCGGACAT ATCAAATCAGTGATTAGGCGCACTAAGGAGACTCCCAACGTGCACCCCATGTTCCGAGATGGTCACCTGCGCAGGAAGATGGGACCCATCATTGTGAACAAGAACACTTCTCAGGACCGCCTCATAGAGGAGCTTCAGGGAAAGTTCGGGATCGGCCGCTCAGAGCGGCGGCGTAAACAGCCGGATGACTGGCTGACCGAGGGTGTCATCGTCACGTCCAAACCCCAGCGTTTCCGTCCCGACGGGGCCGGCAGTGACGTCGACAAG GTCATTATTCCCCCAGAGTCGCCTGTCCCTGTGAGGAAGGTGCTCCCGCCCGTCTCTCCCCCAGCCCCTCATTGCCCTCCTATTATAGAAGAACCTAAGCGACTACTACCAGTACGGCAGCCCCCTATCCCTATACCGCCACCGCTCCCTccacctccctcccctcctccacagcctcgGCACATCCAGGAAACCGCTCCCGCCGCACCTCGGCAGATTATAAAAGCCGCACCTCCACCAGCCCCAATTCAGGAACCTCCTGCCCCCAAGCCAGAGCCCCCTCCTCCTGTTCTGAAAACCCCAACCCACCCTCCACCAGTGGAGCCAGTGACACCGCTTGCACCCAAAGTCCTGGTGTCAGTAGGCTGTCAAACAGAGTATGACCCAATCTTCCCTCCAATGCAG ATTATGGCCCAAGGGAAGGGCGGCGTTCCCGGTGGGCCTCTGACACAGGTCAACAAGCTGGACAACATGCTCGGGAGCCTGCAGTCGGACCTCAACAAACTGGGGGTGCAGACGGTAGCCAAAGGAGTTTGCGGAGCCTGCTGTAAACCAATTGTGGGACAG GTGGTGACTGCCATGGGCCGCACATGGCACCCTGAACACTTTGTGTGCACACACTGTCAGGAGGAGATAGGCTCGAGGAACTTCTTTGAGCGCGAAGGACAGCCATACTGCGAGACGGATTACCACAACTTGTTCTCCCCACGGTGCTACTACTGCAACGGGCCCATACTGGAT AAAGTTGTGACGGCGCTGGATAGGACGTGGCATCCTGAACACTTCTTCTGCGCTCAGTGTGGATCCTTCTTTGGCCCAGAGG GCTTTCATGAAAAGGATGGAAAAGCCTTTTGCAGGAAGGATTACTTTGACATGTTTGCGCCAAAATGTGGCGGCTGTGCCAGAGCCATTCTGGAGAACTACATCTCGGCGCTGAACAGCCTTTGGCATCCCGAGTGTTTTGTTTGCAGG GAGTGCTTCACCCCGTTTGTGAACGGAAGCTTCTTTGAGCACGATGGGCAGCCCTACTGTGAAGTGCACTACCACGAGCGCCGCGGCTCCCTCTGCTCCGGCTGTCAGAAGCCCATCACGGGACGCTGCATCACCGCCATGTCCAAGAAGTTCCACCCGGAGCACTTTGTCTGTGCCTTCTGCCTGAAACAACTCAACAAAGGCACCTTTAAAGAACAAAACGACAAACCCTACTGCCATGGCTGCTTCGTCAAGCTGTTCAGTTAG
- the ctu1 gene encoding cytoplasmic tRNA 2-thiolation protein 1, whose protein sequence is MPVLCSNCVDKRAVLKRPKTGHSLCKECFFWAFEEEVHQTIVAAQLFNSGEIVGIAASGGKDSTVLAHIMKLLNERYNYGLELMLLSVDEGISGYRDDSLETVKRNQQQYELPLKIVSYEELYGWTMDAIVKQVGLKNNCTFCGVFRRQALDRGAIMLKVDKICTGHNADDVAETVLMNVLRGDIARLRRCTAISTASEGEGVVPRCKPLKYAYEKEIVLYAYFKKLDYFSTECIYSPNAYRGHARTFLKDLESVRPSSIMDIIHSGENLSVREGVKMPVQGTCNRCGYISSQALCKSCVLLEGLNRGLPKLGIGKHHRLHDKILSQQPLTEKEERKLKSTDF, encoded by the exons ATGCCTGTCCTGTGCAGTAACTGTGTTGATAAGCGTGCTGTGCTGAAACGTCCAAAAACGGGCCATTCGCTGTGTAAGGAGTGCTTTTTCTGGGCCTTTGAGGAGGAGGTGCATCAGACGATCGTGGCAGCACAGCTGTTCAACTCTGGGGAAATAGTAGGAATTGCTGCCTCGGGTGGAAAGGACTCCACAGTGCTCGCACATATAATGAAGCTTCTAAATGAGCGATACAACTACGGCCTTGAACTTATGCTTCTCTCGGTGGACGAGGGAATCTCTGGTTACCGAGATGACTCCTTGGAGACAGTAAAAAGGAATCAGCAACAGTATGAGCTGCCACTGAAGATTGTGTCGTATGAGGAGCTGTATGGCTGGACTATGGATGCTATAGTGAAGCAGGTGGGACTGAAAAATAACTGCACCTTCTGTGGAGTGTTCAGAAGGCAGGCATTAGACAGAGGAGCCATCATGCTGAAAGTGGACAAGATATGTACAG GTCACAATGCTGACGACGTGGCGGAGACTGTTTTGATGAACGTCTTGCGAGGGGACATAGCACGTCTGCGCCGCTGCACTGCCATTTCCACAGCCAGTGAAGGTGAAGGGGTCGTGCCGCGCTGCAAGCCCCTCAAATATGCGTATGAGAAAGAGATTGTTCTCTACGCTTACTTTAAGAAGTTGGACTACTTTTCCACTGAATGTATCTACTCTCCCAATGCTTATCGTGGCCATGCAAGGACCTTTTTAAAGGACCTGGAGAGCGTAAGGCCTAGCTCCATAATGGATATCATCCACTCAGGGGAGAACCTGTCGGTGCGGGAGGGGGTGAAGATGCCTGTGCAGGGAACCTGCAACCGCTGTGGCTACATCTCCAGCCAGGCTCTGTGCAAGTCATGTGTGCTGCTAGAGGGGCTGAACCGAGGTCTGCCGAAGCTGGGCATCGGCAAACACCACCGCCTGCATGACAAAATCCTCTCCCAGCAGCCCCTTActgagaaggaggagaggaagctgAAATCAACAGACTTTTGA